One part of the Hydra vulgaris chromosome 01, alternate assembly HydraT2T_AEP genome encodes these proteins:
- the LOC100207550 gene encoding ankyrin repeat and SAM domain-containing protein 3 isoform X4, translated as MTFVKDEDLYAMSSFSSLIQQEEQEEVVLLDLHTACLIGDYDVVRDFIERQANINKQNLGGWTPLMYASYVGRDNILNLLLEAGAKTEIFAKKDGLTALMLASYCATESIMYFLLQYGAHINARDNNGMTSLFHAVRQGHKSAVKLLLTHGADLNLGHFQTGLTPLMEAAISGHEEIFSILLENGADLDLKNNQGANARALAVHYGHVSVLGLIDKALITQRQQKNLREEPKLAGVDVIFHPGVHESNISEGPSTIHSLIQAARYSKKVGHFKNDATDKTYYQHLYVPESLQELLEELSLETHLAKFESQLIDISTFLTLNDADLREIGIDKLGPRKKILMAIAKIKQRIVPKTDTIHGQEIHTQIYDLNNQLQQSLAYIKQLETQLQNEQHVRMKFTSYLENEQQRLRQILFYANDVGKNCKEASSQIQKIKDYNSQTSTLLQQLNNNLVSKDFTVDSNIFETVNLINCESDIVMNRLDVAYKQIERTLALLRIPNSVTPI; from the exons ATGACGTTTGTGAAAGACGAAGATTTGTATGCAATGTCAAGTTTCAGCTCTCTTATTCAGCAAGAAGAGCAAGAGGAGGTTGTGCTATTGGATTTACACACTGCATGTCTAATTGGTGATTATGATGTAGTCAGAG attttattgaaaGACAAGCAAACATCAATAAGCAAAATCTTGGAGGTTGGACTCCATTAATGTATGCTTCTTATGTGGGTAGGGACAATATCTTGAATTTACTACTTGAGGCAGGAGCAAAAACAGAAATATTTGCAAAGAAAGATGGGCTAACTGCTCTAATGCTAGCATCTTACTGTGCTACAGAATCTATAATGTATTTTCTACTGCAG taTGGTGCACATATTAATGCAAGAGATAACAATGGGATGACAAGTTTATTTCATGCAGTTCGTCAAGGGCATAAAAGTGctgttaaacttttattaactcACGGTGCTGATTTAAATTTAGG acacTTTCAAACTGGTTTGACACCATTGATGGAGGCTGCTATTAGTGGTCATGAAGAGATTTTTAGTATTCTTTTAGAgaat GGAGctgatttagatttaaaaaataatcaggGGGCAAACGCACGTGCTTTGGCTGTTCATTATGGTCATGTTTCAGTTTTAGGACTTATTGATAAGGCATTAATAACTCAAAGGCAACAGAAAAACTTGAGAGAAGAACCAA agTTAGCAGGTGTCGATGTAATATTTCATCCAGGGGTTCATGAATCAAACATTAGTGAAGGACCATCTACTATACACTCTTTGATACAAGCAGCGAG ATATTCAAAGAAAGTtggacattttaaaaatgacgcTACTGACAAGACTTATTATCAACACCTCTATGTTCCTGAGAGTCTTCAGGAGTTATTAGAAGAATTAAGTTTAGAAACGCATTTAGCTAAGTTTGAAAGCCAGTTGATCGATATAAGCACGTTTTTGACGCTAAATGACGCGGATTTACGGGAAATTGGAATTGA taaattagGACCTCGGAAGAAAATACTAATGGCAATTGCCAAAATCAAGCAAAGGATAGTtccaaaa aCGGATACGATACACGGTCAAGAGATACACACacaaatttatgatttaaataatcaGCTACAGCag TCGTTAGCTTACATTAAACAACTGGAAACACAATTGCAAAATGAGCAGCATGTCCGCATGAAATTTACTTCTTATTTGGAAAACGAACAGCAGCGCTTGcgacaaattcttttttatgcaAACGACGTTGGTAAAAACTGTAAAGAAGCTTCTTCTCAAATCCAGAAAATTAA AGACTATAACAGCCAGACGTCCACGTTACTGCAGCAACTTAATAACAACTTAGTTTCTAAGGATTTTACTGTAGACTCTAATATATTCGAAACTGTTAACTTGATTAATTGTGAAAGTGATATAGTAATGAATCGGTTAGATGTTGCATACAAACAAATTGAAAGAACATTAGCTTTGTTACGCATACCTAACTCCGTTACTCCTATTTGA
- the LOC100207550 gene encoding ankyrin repeat and SAM domain-containing protein 3 isoform X3, with the protein MTFVKDEDLYAMSSFSSLIQQEEQEEVVLLDLHTACLIGDYDVVRDFIERQANINKQNLGGWTPLMYASYVGRDNILNLLLEAGAKTEIFAKKDGLTALMLASYCATESIMYFLLQYGAHINARDNNGMTSLFHAVRQGHKSAVKLLLTHGADLNLGHFQTGLTPLMEAAISGHEEIFSILLENGADLDLKNNQGANARALAVHYGHVSVLGLIDKALITQRQQKNLREEPKLAGVDVIFHPGVHESNISEGPSTIHSLIQAASVAAQQQSQQQIPVATLCPDFTRLTTKNQPVENTFENANADHFSDERYSKKVGHFKNDATDKTYYQHLYVPESLQELLEELSLETHLAKFESQLIDISTFLTLNDADLREIGIDKLGPRKKILMAIAKIKQRIVPKTDTIHGQEIHTQIYDLNNQLQQSLAYIKQLETQLQNEQHVRMKFTSYLENEQQRLRQILFYANDVGKNCKEASSQIQKIKDYNSQTSTLLQQLNNNLVSKDFTVDSNIFETVNLINCESDIVMNRLDVAYKQIERTLALLRIPNSVTPI; encoded by the exons ATGACGTTTGTGAAAGACGAAGATTTGTATGCAATGTCAAGTTTCAGCTCTCTTATTCAGCAAGAAGAGCAAGAGGAGGTTGTGCTATTGGATTTACACACTGCATGTCTAATTGGTGATTATGATGTAGTCAGAG attttattgaaaGACAAGCAAACATCAATAAGCAAAATCTTGGAGGTTGGACTCCATTAATGTATGCTTCTTATGTGGGTAGGGACAATATCTTGAATTTACTACTTGAGGCAGGAGCAAAAACAGAAATATTTGCAAAGAAAGATGGGCTAACTGCTCTAATGCTAGCATCTTACTGTGCTACAGAATCTATAATGTATTTTCTACTGCAG taTGGTGCACATATTAATGCAAGAGATAACAATGGGATGACAAGTTTATTTCATGCAGTTCGTCAAGGGCATAAAAGTGctgttaaacttttattaactcACGGTGCTGATTTAAATTTAGG acacTTTCAAACTGGTTTGACACCATTGATGGAGGCTGCTATTAGTGGTCATGAAGAGATTTTTAGTATTCTTTTAGAgaat GGAGctgatttagatttaaaaaataatcaggGGGCAAACGCACGTGCTTTGGCTGTTCATTATGGTCATGTTTCAGTTTTAGGACTTATTGATAAGGCATTAATAACTCAAAGGCAACAGAAAAACTTGAGAGAAGAACCAA agTTAGCAGGTGTCGATGTAATATTTCATCCAGGGGTTCATGAATCAAACATTAGTGAAGGACCATCTACTATACACTCTTTGATACAAGCAGCGAG CGTTGCAGCACAACAACAGTCTCAACAACAAATTCCTGTTGCGACGTTGTGTCCAGACTTTACTCGACTCACCACGAAAAATCAACCCGTTGAAAACACATTTg AAAACGCTAACGCAGATCATTTTTCTGATGAAAg ATATTCAAAGAAAGTtggacattttaaaaatgacgcTACTGACAAGACTTATTATCAACACCTCTATGTTCCTGAGAGTCTTCAGGAGTTATTAGAAGAATTAAGTTTAGAAACGCATTTAGCTAAGTTTGAAAGCCAGTTGATCGATATAAGCACGTTTTTGACGCTAAATGACGCGGATTTACGGGAAATTGGAATTGA taaattagGACCTCGGAAGAAAATACTAATGGCAATTGCCAAAATCAAGCAAAGGATAGTtccaaaa aCGGATACGATACACGGTCAAGAGATACACACacaaatttatgatttaaataatcaGCTACAGCag TCGTTAGCTTACATTAAACAACTGGAAACACAATTGCAAAATGAGCAGCATGTCCGCATGAAATTTACTTCTTATTTGGAAAACGAACAGCAGCGCTTGcgacaaattcttttttatgcaAACGACGTTGGTAAAAACTGTAAAGAAGCTTCTTCTCAAATCCAGAAAATTAA AGACTATAACAGCCAGACGTCCACGTTACTGCAGCAACTTAATAACAACTTAGTTTCTAAGGATTTTACTGTAGACTCTAATATATTCGAAACTGTTAACTTGATTAATTGTGAAAGTGATATAGTAATGAATCGGTTAGATGTTGCATACAAACAAATTGAAAGAACATTAGCTTTGTTACGCATACCTAACTCCGTTACTCCTATTTGA